One window from the genome of Mycolicibacterium gadium encodes:
- a CDS encoding PE domain-containing protein encodes MTEDLRVDAALVRQSGGKLETIAGLLPEPPASFSPSGADALSTAIAGRVSEVVDPVLAQMPIAKDELTRFAQNVMAAADSYDAADRRIAEEILKQLGILDEAAGGGAAGSGAPSSAGSGAVGAPASGAAQSDQMGQLMQMPMQLAQQAAQIPMQLAGMAAAIPQAMMQGVQTAVQQATQMAQSGEGDEKVPEDETLTPEEAREERDDEEKPEPPSEAASGTSVGERVPDAGPQEPTPPARKPAPTRPAESRPEIAL; translated from the coding sequence GTGACTGAGGATTTGCGGGTCGATGCCGCGCTGGTCCGTCAGTCCGGCGGCAAGTTAGAGACCATCGCGGGATTACTTCCGGAGCCGCCTGCCTCGTTCAGCCCGTCGGGAGCCGATGCCCTCTCGACGGCGATTGCGGGCCGAGTATCCGAGGTGGTTGATCCGGTGCTCGCTCAGATGCCGATCGCCAAGGACGAGCTCACCCGCTTTGCCCAGAACGTCATGGCGGCCGCGGATAGCTATGACGCTGCCGATCGGCGCATCGCCGAGGAGATCCTCAAGCAGTTGGGGATCCTCGACGAGGCGGCTGGCGGTGGTGCAGCGGGATCGGGTGCGCCGTCGTCGGCTGGTTCGGGCGCCGTGGGCGCCCCGGCGTCGGGCGCAGCACAGTCCGATCAGATGGGCCAGTTGATGCAGATGCCGATGCAGCTGGCTCAGCAGGCCGCGCAGATCCCGATGCAACTGGCGGGCATGGCCGCGGCGATCCCACAGGCGATGATGCAAGGCGTTCAGACCGCTGTGCAGCAGGCGACTCAGATGGCGCAGTCCGGCGAGGGTGACGAGAAGGTTCCCGAGGACGAGACGCTGACGCCGGAGGAGGCGCGCGAGGAGCGGGACGACGAGGAAAAGCCGGAGCCACCATCCGAAGCTGCATCCGGCACTTCGGTTGGTGAGCGGGTACCGGACGCTGGTCCGCAAGAGCCCACACCGCCGGCGCGGAAGCCCGCGCCCACGCGTCCTGCTGAGTCCCGCCCGGAGATCGCGCTGTGA
- the eccD gene encoding type VII secretion integral membrane protein EccD has protein sequence MTSTAAAAPASGVTPGRPSTTRVTILTGRRMTDLVLPASAPIETYIDETVSVLAELLEDTPKDVLAGFDFSVQGVWAFARPGAPPLRFNESLDDAGVVDGSLLTLVSVSRTERYRPLVEDVIDAIAVLDESPEFDRSALNRFVGLAIPFTALAVSVMSLAAWSRSGHAWWWAVALAVLGLGLLGGSMLATNRYQKIDMSECLLVASIPALAAAAALAVPLPNGYGGLGAPQAAGAAAVVLLLTLATRGGPRKRAELASFLAVASIAGTAAAVAFGYGWQYWVPAGAIAFGLIVVTNAAKLTVAVARIALPPIPAPGETVGSEELLDPVAAPMGDESPTWQAIIESVPDSAARLHERSQLATRLLIGFVTAGALILAIGAITVVVQGHFFVHSMIVAGLVTSICGFRSRLYAERWCAWALLAAVVVIPTGLMVKLLLWDPDRAWLVLALYVALGIVTLIVIGAASSVQRVSPVTKRILELVDGAAIAAIIPLLLWIASVYDLLRNLRF, from the coding sequence TTGACCTCCACCGCCGCCGCAGCACCGGCGTCGGGTGTGACGCCTGGCCGGCCGTCGACCACACGCGTGACGATCCTGACCGGTCGGCGGATGACCGACCTGGTGCTGCCGGCGTCGGCACCGATCGAAACGTATATCGATGAGACGGTGTCGGTGCTGGCAGAGCTACTCGAGGACACACCGAAGGATGTCCTCGCCGGGTTCGACTTCTCGGTGCAGGGGGTGTGGGCGTTCGCACGCCCCGGCGCGCCGCCGCTGAGATTCAATGAGTCGTTGGATGACGCGGGTGTGGTCGACGGGTCCCTGCTGACCCTGGTTTCCGTCAGCCGGACCGAGCGCTATCGACCGCTGGTCGAGGACGTGATCGACGCGATCGCGGTGCTCGACGAGTCCCCGGAGTTCGACCGTTCCGCATTGAATCGGTTTGTTGGCCTGGCGATTCCGTTCACCGCGCTCGCAGTATCGGTGATGTCGTTGGCGGCATGGAGCCGCAGTGGGCACGCCTGGTGGTGGGCAGTGGCGCTGGCCGTCCTCGGCCTGGGCCTCCTGGGCGGCAGCATGCTGGCGACCAACCGCTACCAGAAAATCGACATGTCGGAGTGTCTGCTGGTCGCGTCGATACCGGCACTGGCGGCGGCGGCGGCGCTCGCCGTTCCCTTGCCGAACGGCTACGGCGGACTCGGCGCGCCGCAAGCCGCAGGTGCGGCCGCGGTGGTGTTGTTGTTGACACTGGCGACCCGAGGTGGACCGCGCAAAAGGGCCGAGCTGGCTTCGTTTTTGGCGGTCGCGTCCATCGCGGGGACAGCTGCGGCTGTCGCATTCGGCTACGGATGGCAATACTGGGTGCCCGCAGGCGCAATTGCGTTCGGCCTGATCGTCGTGACCAATGCGGCCAAGCTGACCGTTGCGGTGGCTCGGATCGCGCTGCCGCCGATCCCCGCGCCCGGCGAAACCGTCGGCAGCGAGGAACTTCTCGACCCGGTCGCGGCACCCATGGGCGACGAGTCACCGACCTGGCAGGCGATCATCGAGTCCGTGCCGGACTCCGCCGCGCGGCTACACGAGCGCAGCCAGTTGGCGACGCGGCTGCTGATCGGATTCGTCACCGCGGGCGCGCTGATCCTGGCGATCGGCGCGATCACCGTTGTGGTGCAAGGACATTTCTTCGTCCACAGCATGATCGTTGCGGGTCTGGTCACGTCGATCTGCGGCTTCAGGTCTCGGCTGTACGCCGAACGCTGGTGTGCGTGGGCGTTGTTGGCGGCGGTTGTCGTGATCCCGACGGGCTTGATGGTGAAGCTGTTGTTGTGGGATCCCGACCGAGCGTGGTTGGTGCTGGCCCTGTACGTGGCTTTGGGAATCGTCACTCTGATCGTCATCGGTGCGGCCAGCAGCGTGCAGCGGGTGTCGCCGGTGACCAAGCGAATCCTCGAATTGGTCGACGGTGCGGCGATTGCGGCGATCATCCCTCTGCTGTTGTGGATCGCCAGCGTGTACGACCTGCTGCGAAATTTGAGGTTCTGA
- a CDS encoding secretion protein EccK, with translation MPVSAARAHREAVAAAATAGALRRRSPGNDPVVFAQRIAAALNVGITDVGFVWLTGLAKDGSIVVANNYGLGYIPEGVNLPEQVTMATADESIPATVRGTWTTYPILALHGWAQHHNTDLRAVIATEDQFKGFDPGAPKIVLRPDDIPENGTMEGRHRLQVIAPDAAVKLTAVSSTGLSDLLPPAQADTNAPEDKRSQLWFEVFRPLLSNAPERAVVQIEAFVTYAEHAQELALYHAHTAADPADQRAAIADWIYWQHLSVLMSDSIATEATV, from the coding sequence GTGCCGGTTTCGGCTGCCCGCGCCCACCGCGAGGCCGTCGCCGCAGCGGCCACCGCCGGAGCCCTGCGCCGTCGTTCGCCCGGCAACGATCCCGTCGTGTTCGCCCAACGCATCGCCGCCGCCCTCAACGTCGGCATCACAGACGTCGGCTTCGTCTGGCTCACCGGCCTCGCCAAGGACGGCTCCATCGTCGTCGCCAACAACTACGGCCTCGGCTATATCCCCGAGGGTGTGAACCTGCCCGAACAGGTCACCATGGCCACCGCCGACGAGAGCATCCCGGCTACTGTCCGCGGCACGTGGACGACGTATCCGATTCTTGCCCTTCATGGTTGGGCCCAACACCACAACACCGACCTGCGCGCCGTCATCGCCACCGAGGACCAGTTCAAGGGATTCGACCCCGGTGCACCCAAGATCGTTTTGCGCCCCGACGACATCCCCGAGAACGGAACCATGGAAGGCCGGCACCGCCTACAGGTGATTGCTCCCGACGCCGCGGTCAAGCTCACCGCGGTCAGCAGCACCGGACTGTCCGATCTCCTGCCGCCAGCTCAGGCCGATACCAATGCACCCGAGGACAAACGATCGCAGTTGTGGTTCGAGGTCTTCCGTCCGCTCCTGAGCAATGCACCCGAGCGCGCTGTCGTGCAGATCGAGGCGTTCGTGACCTATGCCGAGCATGCGCAGGAGTTGGCCCTGTACCACGCCCACACCGCCGCCGACCCAGCTGACCAGCGCGCCGCAATTGCCGACTGGATCTACTGGCAACACCTGAGCGTGCTGATGTCCGACTCGATCGCTACGGAAGCGACCGTCTAG
- the treS gene encoding maltose alpha-D-glucosyltransferase, with protein sequence MDLSNHDPAEGSHVENGVVEHPTAEDFEHARALPEDRTWFKHAVFYEVLVRAFHDSNADGSGDLRGLTERLDYLKWLGVDCLWLPPFYDSPLRDGGYDIRDFYKVLPEFGTVDDFVELLDAAHRRGIRVITDLVMNHTSDSHEWFQESRRNPDGPYGDFYVWSDTSEKYQDARIIFVDTEESNWTYDPVRRQFYWHRFFSHQPDLNYDNPAVQEAMIDVLRFWLDLGIDGFRLDAVPYLFEREGTNCENLPETHGFLRHCRKVIDDEFPGRVLLAEANQWPADVVEYFGDPKTGGDECHMAFHFPLMPRIFMAVRRESRFPISEIMAQTPDIPEMAQWGIFLRNHDELTLEMVTDEERDYMYSEYAKDPRMKANVGIRRRLAPLLENDRNQMQLFTALLLSLPGSPVLYYGDEIGMGDIIWLGDRDGVRTPMQWTPDRNAGFSTANPGRLYLPPNQDPIYGYQSVNVEAQRDSSTSLLNWTRTMLAVRRRHDAFAIGAFRELGGSNPSVLTYVREMEDEEQGGTVLCVNNLSRFPQPIELNLQHWNGYTPIEMTGHVEFPRIGQLPYLLTLPGHGFYWFALREPEPEPGVAP encoded by the coding sequence ATGGACTTGAGCAACCACGACCCAGCCGAAGGTAGCCACGTCGAGAACGGCGTGGTGGAGCATCCGACCGCGGAGGACTTCGAACACGCCCGCGCGCTGCCCGAGGACCGCACCTGGTTCAAGCACGCCGTCTTCTACGAAGTCCTCGTCCGCGCCTTCCACGACTCCAACGCCGACGGCAGCGGCGACCTACGCGGGCTGACCGAACGGCTGGACTACCTGAAATGGCTTGGCGTCGACTGCCTTTGGCTGCCGCCCTTCTACGACTCCCCGTTGCGCGACGGTGGCTACGACATCCGGGACTTCTACAAGGTGCTGCCCGAGTTCGGCACCGTCGATGACTTCGTCGAGCTGCTCGACGCGGCACACCGCCGCGGCATTCGCGTCATCACCGACCTGGTCATGAACCACACATCCGATTCACACGAGTGGTTCCAGGAGTCTCGACGCAACCCCGACGGCCCCTACGGCGACTTCTACGTCTGGAGCGACACCAGCGAGAAGTACCAGGACGCGCGCATCATCTTCGTCGACACCGAGGAGTCCAACTGGACTTACGACCCGGTGCGACGCCAGTTCTACTGGCACCGCTTTTTCTCGCACCAGCCCGACCTGAACTATGACAACCCGGCCGTGCAGGAAGCCATGATCGACGTCCTGCGCTTCTGGCTGGATCTCGGCATCGACGGCTTCCGCCTGGACGCCGTTCCCTACCTCTTCGAGCGTGAGGGCACCAACTGCGAGAACCTGCCCGAGACGCACGGCTTCCTGCGCCACTGTCGCAAAGTCATCGACGACGAGTTCCCCGGCCGCGTCCTGCTGGCCGAGGCCAACCAATGGCCGGCCGACGTGGTCGAGTACTTCGGTGATCCGAAAACCGGCGGCGACGAATGTCACATGGCATTCCACTTCCCGCTGATGCCAAGGATTTTCATGGCGGTGCGGCGCGAGTCGCGCTTCCCGATCTCCGAGATCATGGCGCAGACGCCCGATATTCCGGAGATGGCGCAGTGGGGCATCTTCCTGCGTAACCACGACGAGCTGACGCTCGAGATGGTCACCGACGAAGAACGCGACTACATGTACTCCGAATACGCCAAAGATCCTCGGATGAAGGCCAACGTCGGCATCCGGCGAAGGCTCGCGCCGCTGCTCGAGAACGACCGCAACCAGATGCAGCTGTTCACCGCGCTGTTGCTGTCACTGCCCGGTTCGCCGGTGCTCTACTACGGCGACGAGATCGGGATGGGCGACATCATCTGGCTCGGCGACCGCGACGGCGTCCGCACGCCGATGCAGTGGACACCCGACCGCAACGCGGGGTTCTCCACGGCCAATCCGGGCCGGCTCTATCTGCCGCCGAACCAAGACCCGATCTACGGCTACCAATCGGTGAATGTCGAAGCGCAGCGAGACAGTTCGACGTCGCTGCTCAACTGGACCCGCACCATGCTGGCCGTGCGGCGACGCCACGACGCATTCGCGATCGGTGCATTCCGCGAGCTTGGCGGCTCGAATCCATCAGTGCTGACGTACGTTCGGGAGATGGAAGACGAGGAACAGGGCGGCACCGTGCTGTGCGTCAACAATCTGTCGCGCTTCCCGCAGCCCATCGAGCTGAATCTTCAGCACTGGAACGGGTACACCCCCATTGAAATGACTGGGCACGTCGAGTTCCCGCGCATCGGCCAGCTGCCGTACCTGCTCACCCTGCCCGGCCATGGGTTCTACTGGTT
- a CDS encoding WXG100 family type VII secretion target: protein MATSISAVEASQPERLASAAADVGHMASQLDHLITMQRDSIAELRDGWTGEAADAAVARGEQNLATQEALRDKLQTLQGVLASGGGQLNSARTALLDMVGELRGQGWEISDDGVTTPPPNLSEAFRSVPQAYTLMIQRLLETYDVIDDETAGGFPIFEPGG, encoded by the coding sequence GTGGCCACTTCCATCTCAGCCGTCGAGGCGTCACAGCCGGAGCGTCTGGCGTCGGCGGCCGCCGACGTGGGCCACATGGCCTCACAGCTCGACCACCTGATCACGATGCAGCGCGACTCGATCGCCGAACTGCGTGACGGTTGGACAGGGGAAGCGGCCGACGCGGCGGTCGCCCGCGGAGAACAGAACCTCGCAACTCAGGAAGCGCTGCGCGACAAGTTGCAAACCTTGCAGGGCGTGCTGGCATCCGGCGGAGGGCAGCTCAACTCGGCACGCACGGCGCTGCTGGACATGGTCGGCGAGTTGCGCGGCCAGGGATGGGAGATCTCCGACGACGGGGTCACGACGCCCCCGCCCAATCTCTCGGAAGCTTTCCGCAGTGTCCCGCAGGCATACACGCTGATGATCCAGCGACTGCTCGAGACGTACGACGTCATCGACGACGAGACGGCCGGTGGCTTTCCCATATTCGAGCCAGGCGGATGA
- a CDS encoding type VII secretion target: MSGELPGFDPEVLRTATAAFGDAADGLSRMRADEVVGNAGASLGQLLTAESCRRAQEGITAAVTAAVESVREYSDLLDDAVRAYSRQDQAVAGDIANVDIPS; encoded by the coding sequence ATGAGCGGTGAGCTACCCGGGTTCGATCCGGAAGTGCTGCGCACTGCGACAGCGGCTTTCGGTGATGCGGCGGACGGTCTGAGCCGTATGCGGGCCGACGAGGTCGTCGGCAATGCGGGTGCGTCGCTGGGGCAGTTGCTCACAGCCGAGTCATGCCGCAGGGCGCAGGAGGGCATCACCGCGGCGGTTACCGCGGCGGTTGAGAGCGTTCGGGAATACAGCGACCTCCTGGACGACGCTGTGCGTGCCTATTCTCGTCAGGATCAAGCGGTCGCCGGCGACATCGCCAACGTCGACATCCCGAGCTGA